A section of the Carya illinoinensis cultivar Pawnee chromosome 12, C.illinoinensisPawnee_v1, whole genome shotgun sequence genome encodes:
- the LOC122289323 gene encoding uncharacterized protein LOC122289323: MRGEWNELQALFLKDCPYAYYVHYFAYRLKLALVAASREVVSVHEFFSNLDFIINVVGVSCKRHDELQAAQQKSQDILNAMNMVSTTKGLIQKLRNEGCGRHQRDDITIERHYHFEIFNVTINFQMQELDNRFSEGTKRLFTLSSALDPKDVYKSFNIDDICCLVEDYYPLDFSENEKINLRFQLKHFEVDVFSNPMFQDLRSIADLCRKLLEIEKSKTYYLIDRLVRLILTLPMSTATSERAFSVMKIVKIRLRNKIEDEFLANN, encoded by the exons ATGCGTGGTGAATGGAACGAATTGCAAGCATTATTTCTTAAAGATTGCCCATATGCATACTAtgttcattattttgcttacCGATTAAAGTTAGCATTAGTTGCTGCATCTAGAGAGGTGGTTTCTGTTCATgagtttttctcaaatttagaCTTCATTATAAATGTGGTGGGCGTTTCATGTAAACGTCATGATGAATTGCAAGCTGCTCAG CAAAAATCTCAAGATATTTTGAATGCCATGAATATGGTTTCTACTACAAAAGGACTTATTCAAAAGTTGAGAAATGAAG GTTGTGGTCGTCATCAACGAGATGACATTACGATAGAGCGTcattatcattttgaaatatttaatgttaCTATAAATTTTCAAATGCAAGAGCTTGACAATAGGTTTAGTGAAGGAACGAAAAGGCTTTTCACCCTTAGCTCAGCTTTGGATCCAAAGGATGTGTATAAATCTtttaatattgatgatatatgttgtcTTGTGGAAGATTATTATCCGCTTGATTTTTCTGAGAATgagaaaatcaatttaagatttCAATTGAAGCATTTTGAAGTTGATGTGTTTAGCAATCCGATGTTTCAAGATTTGAGATCCATTGCAGATTTATGTCGAAAATTGTTAGAGATAGAGAAATCAAAGACATACTATCTTATTGATAGATTGGTTCGTCTAATTTTGACTCTTCCAATGTCTACAGCAACCAGTGAACGAGCATTTTCAGTTatgaaaattgttaaaataaggCTTCGCAACAAGATTGAAGATGAATTCTTAGCAAATAATTAG